One stretch of Qipengyuania gelatinilytica DNA includes these proteins:
- a CDS encoding TlpA family protein disulfide reductase, which yields MSRLSLTLFTILGLAVAGCDSGAPEQAQESGASSAASGEIDRSMAGELLPAMNVTDLKGRELNLGALQGTPVLLNLWATWCAPCVKEMPMLDDLAGEYGDTLRVVTVSQDMGDPKRVAAFFEAGGYENLPSWMDRQAELGFALGGGELPTTVLYDAQGQEVWRVRGDYDWSGEEARAAIDAAIQP from the coding sequence TTGTCCCGCTTGTCGCTCACGCTCTTTACCATCCTCGGTCTTGCTGTCGCCGGCTGCGATAGTGGCGCGCCGGAGCAGGCGCAAGAAAGCGGTGCTTCAAGTGCGGCAAGCGGCGAGATCGACCGCAGCATGGCGGGCGAATTGCTGCCCGCGATGAATGTCACCGATCTGAAGGGGCGCGAGCTCAATCTCGGCGCGCTCCAGGGCACACCCGTCCTGCTCAACCTGTGGGCGACCTGGTGCGCCCCGTGTGTGAAGGAAATGCCGATGCTCGACGATCTGGCTGGCGAATATGGCGACACATTGCGCGTCGTGACCGTCAGCCAGGACATGGGCGACCCGAAACGCGTCGCGGCATTCTTCGAAGCGGGCGGATATGAGAACCTTCCGTCGTGGATGGACCGGCAGGCAGAACTCGGTTTCGCACTTGGCGGCGGGGAATTGCCCACAACCGTGCTATACGATGCGCAGGGGCAGGAGGTCTGGAGGGTCCGCGGGGACTATGACTGGTCGGGCGAAGAGGCGCGCGCGGCCATCGATGCTGCGATCCAGCCCTAG
- a CDS encoding acyltransferase family protein produces the protein MVANTDPKPATRLESVQVLRGFAAMLVVLIHAVQRQDRIGNPAEWLSTFSYVGAIGVDLFFIISGFVMALSMQRYEGGSGALTFLRQRAYRIVPSFWIWSAVFGALIVWQGWTIVPMQVLNTLTFIPIFDFGDYEAPVLGVGWTLAFEAVFYVVVSVVIMLRLPAWSLIPIIAALVLVPTLDTANWVGVRFFFNSILLEFALGVLAYLLWSKGWLRRSLVFAGAIGGLAVIAMLLPGKDGNLYLTPPIYNNSLSALRALVWGVPCFFIFLAVLEMKIGGGSVTRLMKLVGDASYSIYLTHQIVFFAIGWTALQGDLEAVLMIVAAAAFGILAYRLVEAPLLYRARSLRAQRHLGAQT, from the coding sequence ATGGTAGCCAACACCGATCCCAAACCGGCGACCCGCTTGGAATCGGTCCAGGTGCTCCGCGGATTTGCGGCCATGCTGGTGGTACTGATCCACGCCGTCCAACGACAAGACCGGATAGGCAATCCGGCGGAATGGCTTTCGACCTTCTCCTATGTCGGTGCGATCGGCGTCGATCTCTTCTTCATCATCTCCGGCTTCGTCATGGCGCTTTCGATGCAGCGCTACGAAGGAGGTTCGGGTGCGCTGACCTTCCTTCGCCAGCGCGCATACCGGATCGTACCTTCGTTCTGGATATGGTCTGCCGTGTTCGGCGCCCTCATCGTCTGGCAGGGCTGGACGATCGTCCCCATGCAGGTGCTTAACACACTGACGTTCATTCCGATTTTCGACTTTGGCGACTATGAGGCACCGGTGCTCGGCGTGGGCTGGACGCTCGCTTTCGAAGCGGTGTTCTATGTGGTCGTCAGCGTTGTCATCATGCTGCGCCTGCCTGCGTGGTCGCTCATCCCGATCATTGCGGCACTGGTTCTGGTCCCTACGCTCGACACAGCCAATTGGGTCGGCGTGCGCTTCTTCTTCAATTCGATCCTGCTCGAATTTGCGCTTGGCGTTCTTGCCTATCTGCTCTGGTCTAAAGGCTGGCTTAGGCGGTCACTGGTTTTCGCCGGAGCGATCGGCGGGCTGGCCGTGATCGCGATGCTGTTGCCCGGCAAGGACGGCAATCTCTACCTCACCCCGCCAATCTACAATAACTCGCTCAGTGCGTTGAGAGCGCTGGTCTGGGGTGTGCCCTGCTTCTTCATATTCCTGGCCGTGCTCGAGATGAAGATCGGAGGAGGGTCAGTCACCCGGCTGATGAAGCTGGTCGGGGATGCGTCCTATTCGATCTATCTTACGCATCAGATCGTGTTCTTCGCAATCGGTTGGACGGCATTGCAGGGCGATCTGGAAGCTGTGCTGATGATCGTCGCCGCCGCCGCATTCGGAATTCTCGCCTATCGCCTCGTGGAAGCGCCATTGCTTTATCGTGCGCGGTCCCTTCGGGCGCAGCGTCACCTCGGCGCGCAAACATGA
- a CDS encoding DUF6768 family protein — MTGIDNQISTALDEDDKAFLASLDEERGMFRQIGDSMHGPLGGWAKFSFAIAILIGIGLAYSVFRAVTADTLQPMVGWGMTTLGLLVMQGFLKEWMFARMNMLSVLREVKRLQLQVAMLEKR; from the coding sequence ATGACCGGAATCGACAACCAGATCAGCACCGCGCTGGACGAGGACGACAAGGCTTTCCTCGCCTCGCTCGACGAAGAACGCGGCATGTTCCGCCAGATCGGAGACAGCATGCACGGACCCTTGGGCGGGTGGGCAAAGTTCAGTTTCGCGATCGCGATCCTGATCGGCATCGGCCTCGCCTATTCCGTCTTCAGGGCGGTCACCGCCGACACCCTCCAGCCGATGGTCGGCTGGGGCATGACCACGCTCGGCCTGCTGGTCATGCAGGGGTTCCTGAAGGAATGGATGTTCGCCCGCATGAACATGCTGAGCGTGCTGCGCGAAGTTAAGCGCCTGCAATTGCAGGTGGCGATGCTGGAGAAGCGCTGA
- a CDS encoding MarR family transcriptional regulator produces MQADFAYEPVHDGAGIQLAVTILADRDAVRAQMREDAEAAGYRVLECCGLDEYASGASGGLGDLVLVDCVEPDAGAMALLSRLDMRAGKSGAQLIVSTTMDALDAVFGCFSMSGAQILVDPGHAERVIAIGRSLAHVPNLRLRELAEEDRLMLLRLTEQVAGMAERLEKLSPGQREGGGAFRLEASSSAWRGAGDEYVVRSENTAVPRLPEGPVIRALIARRQARAKFFDADLFADPAWDILLDLAASRSERQQVCVTSLCIAAGVPATTALRWISQMVDTDLLVRIPDPHDRRRAHIALSDNTADMLARYFSEIGLGAKEQVLVL; encoded by the coding sequence ATGCAAGCCGATTTCGCTTACGAACCTGTCCATGACGGCGCTGGAATCCAGCTGGCGGTCACCATTCTTGCCGATCGTGATGCCGTGCGCGCGCAGATGCGCGAAGATGCCGAGGCGGCGGGCTATCGCGTGCTCGAATGCTGCGGCCTCGATGAATATGCCAGCGGCGCATCCGGGGGCCTTGGCGATCTCGTGCTTGTCGACTGCGTGGAGCCGGATGCTGGCGCGATGGCGCTGCTCTCGCGGCTCGACATGCGGGCGGGCAAGTCGGGGGCGCAGCTGATTGTCTCTACCACGATGGATGCGCTCGATGCGGTCTTCGGCTGCTTTTCGATGTCGGGCGCGCAAATCCTCGTCGATCCGGGGCACGCGGAACGGGTGATCGCGATCGGTCGCTCTCTGGCCCATGTGCCCAACCTGCGCCTGCGCGAACTTGCGGAGGAAGACAGGCTGATGCTGCTGCGCCTGACCGAACAGGTCGCCGGCATGGCAGAGCGGCTGGAGAAACTCTCGCCCGGACAGCGCGAAGGAGGCGGGGCATTCCGGCTGGAAGCCTCGAGCAGTGCCTGGCGCGGCGCGGGTGACGAGTATGTTGTCAGAAGCGAAAACACGGCGGTGCCGCGTTTGCCCGAGGGGCCGGTAATCCGTGCGCTTATCGCCCGTCGCCAGGCGCGCGCCAAGTTCTTTGATGCGGATCTGTTCGCGGATCCGGCATGGGATATCCTGCTCGATCTCGCGGCATCGCGTTCGGAGCGGCAGCAGGTGTGCGTGACCTCGCTGTGTATTGCTGCCGGCGTTCCGGCCACCACGGCGCTGCGGTGGATTTCGCAGATGGTCGATACCGACCTGCTCGTGCGCATTCCGGACCCGCACGATCGCCGCAGGGCGCATATCGCGCTGAGCGACAATACCGCTGACATGTTGGCGCGCTATTTCAGCGAGATCGGCCTCGGCGCGAAGGAGCAGGTGCTGGTGCTCTAG
- a CDS encoding RNA polymerase sigma factor has translation MTQRGTGQPDTAKLFDELLVTHVQSGDRRAGERLAARWHPRLLRTANRLMRDEEMARTAVQETWISILRSIATLRDPSRFAPWAFGILRRRCADGIRLAQARRSRRGEMPAAPATPATSEDAIGLREAFDALPDDQRFAAQLFFVEGLTLAEIAEVQDIPTGTAKSRIFHARQKLKAALTGDDQ, from the coding sequence ATGACGCAGAGGGGCACAGGTCAGCCGGATACGGCAAAGCTGTTTGACGAACTACTGGTGACCCATGTCCAGTCAGGCGATCGCCGCGCAGGTGAACGCTTGGCAGCCCGCTGGCATCCCCGCCTGCTCCGCACGGCAAACCGCCTGATGCGCGACGAGGAAATGGCGCGTACCGCTGTCCAGGAAACGTGGATTTCGATCCTGCGGAGCATTGCGACATTGCGCGATCCGTCGCGCTTTGCACCCTGGGCTTTCGGCATCCTGAGACGCAGGTGCGCCGATGGCATCAGGCTGGCGCAGGCTAGGCGATCGAGGCGCGGCGAAATGCCGGCCGCACCGGCCACGCCCGCGACCAGCGAGGATGCGATCGGACTGCGCGAGGCATTCGACGCTTTGCCTGACGACCAGCGGTTCGCCGCGCAACTGTTCTTTGTCGAGGGCCTGACCCTCGCCGAAATCGCGGAGGTGCAGGACATACCGACCGGCACTGCGAAATCGCGGATTTTCCATGCCCGCCAGAAATTGAAGGCGGCCCTAACCGGAGACGATCAATGA
- a CDS encoding sulfite exporter TauE/SafE family protein, with protein MDWVYWLSGALSGGAVGFVLGLIGGGGSILAVPLMVYVVGVSNPHVAIGTSALAVAANALGGLFNHARAGTVKWPCGMTFAAAGILGALGGSTLGKNIDGQKLLFLFALLMLVVGALMLRDKGRKSNADVRLGKDNAPRLLGTGLGTGAVSGFFGIGGGFLIVPGLLAATRMPMINAVGTSLVAVSAFGLTTSANYAISGLVDWALAGIFVAGGIIGSMFGTRMARKLASTGALTKIFAGIIFIVAAYMLWQSWMAM; from the coding sequence ATGGACTGGGTTTACTGGCTATCCGGCGCGCTCTCGGGCGGGGCGGTTGGCTTTGTCCTCGGCCTCATCGGCGGGGGCGGGTCGATCCTCGCCGTGCCGCTGATGGTCTATGTCGTCGGGGTTTCGAACCCGCATGTTGCGATCGGCACCAGCGCGCTGGCGGTGGCGGCCAACGCGCTTGGCGGCCTGTTCAACCATGCGCGTGCAGGCACCGTGAAATGGCCCTGCGGAATGACCTTCGCCGCTGCGGGAATCCTTGGCGCCCTGGGCGGATCGACGCTGGGCAAGAATATCGACGGGCAGAAGCTGCTGTTCCTCTTCGCCCTGCTGATGCTGGTCGTCGGCGCCCTGATGCTGCGTGACAAGGGCCGCAAGAGCAACGCGGATGTGCGGCTTGGCAAGGACAATGCGCCAAGGCTGCTCGGCACGGGGCTGGGCACGGGCGCGGTTTCCGGTTTCTTCGGGATCGGCGGCGGTTTCCTGATCGTCCCGGGCCTGCTCGCAGCGACGCGGATGCCCATGATCAACGCTGTCGGCACCAGCCTGGTCGCAGTCAGCGCCTTCGGCCTCACCACCTCGGCCAATTACGCGATATCGGGACTGGTCGACTGGGCGCTGGCCGGCATTTTCGTGGCCGGTGGCATCATCGGCAGCATGTTCGGCACCCGCATGGCGCGCAAGCTCGCGAGCACCGGCGCACTGACGAAGATTTTCGCCGGAATCATCTTCATCGTTGCAGCCTACATGCTGTGGCAGAGCTGGATGGCGATGTAA
- a CDS encoding asparaginase translates to MTKRLTVLATGGTIAGIAGSAIAKDYRAGEIGIDDYLEKVGGLGLEADLSGKQIANIDSADIGMDVWRPLHEAICAAMADDGCSGVIVTHGTDTLEETAFLLDLTLPADKPVVVVGAMRPADAVGYDGLRNFANAVRVASDPNAAGRGVLVVMGDRVFAARDVRKVRTRGTEAFRGFPRESIGLVTPASLEWFGAPWRQGGRASFDWCEKLPEVVIVYAYAGLDAAGVERQVGEKTRGIVVAGVGEGNMPESARQALVALAKRGLPVVRASRADEGLVDREPEDTENSFVAARALNPQKARILLQLLLAGGITDPAAIQRSFDGR, encoded by the coding sequence ATGACGAAACGGCTCACAGTTCTCGCCACCGGCGGCACCATTGCAGGCATCGCCGGGTCGGCCATCGCCAAGGATTATCGTGCGGGCGAAATCGGCATCGACGATTATCTCGAGAAGGTCGGCGGACTGGGGCTCGAGGCGGACCTTTCCGGCAAGCAGATCGCGAATATCGATTCGGCGGATATCGGTATGGATGTCTGGCGCCCGCTCCACGAAGCGATCTGCGCCGCGATGGCGGACGACGGATGCAGCGGAGTGATTGTCACACACGGCACCGATACGCTCGAGGAAACGGCCTTCCTGCTCGACCTGACGCTGCCTGCCGACAAGCCGGTGGTCGTGGTCGGCGCAATGCGACCTGCCGATGCAGTCGGGTACGACGGCCTCAGGAATTTCGCCAATGCCGTGCGTGTCGCGAGCGACCCCAATGCCGCAGGGCGCGGTGTGCTGGTGGTCATGGGCGACCGCGTGTTTGCCGCGCGCGACGTGCGCAAGGTCCGCACCCGCGGGACCGAAGCCTTCCGCGGTTTCCCGCGAGAATCGATCGGCCTTGTGACGCCGGCGAGCCTCGAATGGTTCGGTGCGCCGTGGCGTCAGGGTGGCCGTGCCAGCTTCGACTGGTGCGAAAAGCTGCCCGAGGTCGTGATCGTCTATGCCTATGCCGGCTTGGATGCGGCAGGTGTCGAACGCCAGGTTGGCGAGAAAACGCGCGGTATCGTCGTCGCTGGCGTGGGCGAGGGCAATATGCCCGAAAGTGCGCGGCAGGCCCTCGTGGCCCTGGCGAAACGCGGCCTACCCGTGGTGCGCGCGAGCCGCGCCGATGAAGGCCTCGTCGACCGCGAGCCCGAAGACACCGAAAACAGTTTCGTCGCTGCCCGCGCGCTCAATCCGCAAAAGGCGCGCATATTGCTCCAGCTGCTGTTGGCGGGCGGGATCACCGACCCCGCCGCCATCCAGAGATCATTCGACGGCCGCTAG
- the argH gene encoding argininosuccinate lyase, giving the protein MWGGRFAEGPSAIMREINASIPFDKALWREDIAGSRAHVAMLAKQGIVSEADAKAIDEGLQQVAAEYERDGVPEDWDLEDIHMTVESRLTEIVGQAAGRLHTARSRNDQVATDFRMWVRSAMCRGIAGIDAVLGALVDRAEEHADSIMPGFTHLQTAQPVTLGHHLLAYFEMLMRDRSRFADALDRMDECPLGSAALAGTGFDLDRDMTAEALGFARPTRNSLDAVSDRDFALDYLMAASQCSLHLSRLAEEFIIWASQPFGFVKLPDTLSTGSSIMPQKRNPDAAELVRGHAGRVIGCATSLMVTMKGLPLAYSKDMQDDKPPVFEAAGLLDLSLAAMAGMVADSQFQTARMRKAAEAGHATATDLADWLVRQADIPFREAHHITGAAVKLADEKAVALDGLSIEDLKAIDSRIDERVFDALSVDASVAARASYGGTAPVRVREQVEAARKRLEDR; this is encoded by the coding sequence ATGTGGGGCGGCAGGTTCGCCGAAGGACCTAGCGCGATCATGCGCGAAATCAACGCCTCGATCCCCTTCGACAAGGCTCTTTGGCGCGAAGACATCGCCGGCAGCCGCGCGCATGTCGCCATGCTGGCAAAGCAGGGCATCGTCAGCGAGGCGGATGCCAAGGCAATCGACGAAGGCCTACAGCAGGTCGCAGCCGAGTACGAGCGCGACGGCGTGCCCGAGGACTGGGACCTCGAAGACATCCACATGACCGTGGAATCGCGCCTCACCGAGATCGTGGGGCAGGCCGCGGGCCGTCTCCACACGGCGCGCAGCCGCAACGACCAGGTCGCGACCGATTTCCGCATGTGGGTGCGCAGCGCCATGTGCCGTGGCATCGCAGGCATCGACGCCGTGCTGGGTGCATTGGTCGACCGCGCCGAAGAGCACGCGGACAGCATCATGCCGGGCTTCACCCACCTGCAGACAGCGCAGCCGGTAACGCTCGGCCACCACCTGCTCGCCTATTTCGAGATGCTGATGCGCGACCGTTCGCGCTTTGCCGATGCGCTCGACCGGATGGATGAATGCCCGCTCGGATCGGCGGCGCTGGCGGGAACGGGCTTCGACCTCGACCGCGACATGACGGCCGAGGCACTCGGCTTCGCGCGCCCGACCCGCAACAGCCTCGATGCAGTGTCCGACCGCGATTTCGCGCTCGATTACCTGATGGCGGCGAGCCAGTGTTCGCTCCACCTCAGCCGCCTCGCCGAGGAGTTCATCATCTGGGCCAGCCAGCCGTTCGGCTTCGTCAAACTGCCCGACACGCTGTCGACCGGCAGTTCGATCATGCCGCAAAAGCGCAATCCCGACGCGGCCGAGCTCGTTCGCGGCCATGCCGGGCGCGTGATCGGCTGCGCGACCAGCCTGATGGTCACGATGAAGGGCCTGCCGCTCGCCTATTCCAAGGACATGCAGGACGACAAACCGCCGGTATTCGAAGCAGCAGGCCTGCTCGACCTCAGCCTTGCCGCGATGGCCGGAATGGTGGCGGACAGCCAGTTCCAGACCGCCCGGATGCGCAAGGCCGCCGAGGCCGGTCACGCGACCGCGACCGACCTTGCCGACTGGCTTGTGCGGCAGGCGGATATCCCGTTCCGCGAGGCGCACCACATCACCGGCGCAGCGGTAAAGCTGGCCGACGAGAAGGCCGTCGCGCTCGACGGCCTCTCGATCGAAGACCTCAAAGCGATCGACAGCCGCATCGACGAACGGGTGTTCGACGCTCTTTCGGTCGATGCATCCGTCGCTGCACGCGCGTCCTATGGCGGCACGGCACCGGTCCGTGTTAGGGAGCAGGTCGAAGCCGCGCGCAAGCGGTTGGAGGACAGGTAA
- the lysA gene encoding diaminopimelate decarboxylase, translated as MDHFQIRNGILHAEDVALPVIAEEVGTPVYVYSRATLVRHARVFRDALSGLKNPHIAFAVKANPNLAVLRVLAKEGYGADVVSGGELIRALAAGMKPEDIVFSGVGKTHAELQQGLEEGIGQFNIESEEEGYELASIARRFGKTAACALRVNPDVDARTHEKISTGKRENKFGVPLDRAAEIYASLSQEDGLDMRGIAVHIGSQLGDLEPLETAFGKLGELIAQLRETGCKVSHVDLGGGLGVPYKTGEELPAPAEYGAMIERVTKDWDVQLMFEPGRVIAGNAGVLLTRVIRVKRGIERPFVVVDAAMNDLARPAMYGAWHDFEAVQPTGEKSVSHIVGPICETGDTFAMDRECDTLVAGDLAVFRTAGAYGATMASSYNSRGFVAEVLVDGDQYAVVADRIPAGAIMDAERVPAWLDD; from the coding sequence ATGGACCATTTCCAGATCCGCAACGGCATCCTCCATGCCGAAGACGTCGCCCTCCCGGTCATCGCCGAAGAAGTCGGTACGCCGGTCTATGTCTATTCTCGCGCCACGCTGGTGCGCCATGCGCGCGTGTTTCGCGATGCGCTGTCGGGGCTGAAAAACCCGCACATCGCCTTTGCCGTGAAAGCCAATCCCAACCTCGCCGTGCTGCGCGTGCTGGCGAAGGAAGGCTATGGCGCCGATGTCGTATCGGGCGGCGAGCTGATCCGCGCGCTGGCAGCCGGCATGAAACCCGAAGACATCGTCTTTTCCGGCGTCGGCAAGACGCATGCAGAATTGCAGCAAGGCCTCGAAGAAGGCATCGGCCAGTTCAATATCGAAAGCGAGGAAGAGGGCTACGAACTCGCTTCGATCGCGCGTCGTTTCGGCAAGACCGCGGCCTGCGCGCTTCGTGTCAATCCCGACGTCGATGCCCGCACGCATGAGAAAATCTCTACCGGCAAGCGCGAGAACAAGTTCGGTGTCCCGCTCGACCGCGCAGCCGAAATCTATGCCAGCCTTTCCCAGGAAGACGGGCTCGACATGCGCGGCATCGCCGTCCACATCGGCAGCCAGCTGGGCGATCTCGAACCTCTGGAAACCGCTTTCGGCAAGCTTGGCGAATTGATCGCACAGCTGCGCGAGACGGGCTGCAAGGTCAGCCATGTAGACCTGGGTGGCGGACTTGGCGTGCCTTACAAGACCGGCGAGGAACTGCCCGCACCTGCCGAATACGGCGCGATGATCGAACGCGTGACGAAGGACTGGGATGTCCAGCTCATGTTCGAACCCGGCCGCGTCATTGCGGGCAATGCAGGCGTCCTGCTCACCCGCGTTATTCGTGTGAAGCGCGGTATCGAACGTCCCTTCGTGGTGGTCGACGCGGCCATGAACGACCTTGCCCGCCCTGCCATGTACGGCGCCTGGCACGATTTCGAAGCCGTCCAACCGACTGGCGAGAAGTCGGTTTCCCATATCGTCGGCCCGATTTGCGAAACGGGCGACACCTTCGCGATGGACCGCGAATGCGACACGCTTGTCGCAGGCGATCTGGCAGTCTTCCGGACCGCCGGTGCCTATGGGGCGACCATGGCATCGAGCTATAATTCACGCGGTTTCGTCGCCGAAGTACTTGTCGACGGCGACCAGTATGCCGTGGTGGCTGATCGCATCCCCGCCGGTGCGATCATGGATGCAGAGCGCGTTCCGGCCTGGCTCGACGACTGA
- a CDS encoding precorrin-2 dehydrogenase/sirohydrochlorin ferrochelatase family protein: MHSLPLFHRIAGQRVVVVGNGEMAEAKARLVERAGGVPCAETEAHHAKMGFVALDDPRAAEAAALRLKRLGLLVNVADRPELCDFTLPSILERGPVIIAVSTGGASAGLAKHLRLRLEKLLPQGLGALAEGLAAARERIRNRFPDGTERRRAIDEALGEGGTLDPFAQASSERIDEWLDTTAAPEGDRVLQFDIASDDPDDLTVRQARALGTADVVLHDEAISEAVLIRARADALRVPLPADPAGHDGQVLVLRRAD, translated from the coding sequence ATGCATTCGCTCCCGCTCTTCCACCGGATCGCGGGACAGCGCGTCGTCGTGGTGGGCAATGGCGAGATGGCAGAGGCAAAAGCGCGGCTGGTCGAACGCGCCGGTGGTGTTCCCTGCGCCGAGACCGAGGCACATCACGCCAAGATGGGGTTCGTCGCGCTTGACGACCCGCGCGCTGCGGAAGCTGCCGCCCTGCGGCTCAAGCGGCTTGGCCTGCTGGTCAATGTCGCCGACCGGCCCGAACTGTGCGATTTCACCCTGCCCAGCATTCTCGAACGTGGCCCTGTCATCATCGCGGTGAGCACCGGCGGTGCGTCGGCAGGCCTCGCAAAGCACCTGAGGCTGCGGCTCGAGAAACTGCTCCCGCAGGGTCTTGGCGCGCTCGCGGAAGGGCTTGCCGCAGCGCGCGAGCGGATCAGAAACCGGTTTCCGGACGGTACGGAGCGCCGCCGGGCAATCGACGAAGCCCTTGGCGAGGGCGGGACGCTCGACCCATTCGCGCAAGCCAGCAGCGAGCGCATAGATGAGTGGCTGGACACTACCGCCGCGCCAGAAGGTGACCGTGTCCTGCAGTTCGATATCGCCAGTGACGATCCCGATGATCTCACCGTTCGGCAGGCCCGCGCCTTGGGTACGGCTGACGTCGTCCTCCACGACGAGGCCATCTCCGAAGCGGTGCTGATCCGCGCACGGGCCGATGCCTTGCGTGTCCCGCTGCCCGCCGATCCGGCGGGACATGACGGTCAGGTCCTAGTGCTGCGCCGCGCCGACTAG
- a CDS encoding NAD(P)/FAD-dependent oxidoreductase gives MTNGTSEFEVVIVGGGAAGIATAASLHKREPSLRIAIIEPSDKHYYQPGWTMVGGGVFEATQTERDMASVMPDYVSWIRQAATAFEPDNNTVVLADGSRIKYIFLVVAAGLKLDWDGVEGLSDTLGRNGVTSNYRYDLAPYTWELVQGLRSGRALFTQPPMPIKCAGAPQKAMYLSCSEWDRRGVLSDIDVHFHNAGGVLFGVADYVPALMEYVGRYGISLDLNERLTAVDGSAKTANFETADGSKTVDFDMLHVCPPQTAPDFIKSSPLAGEGGWIDVDQHTLRHKQFDNVFGLGDCTNTPNAKTAAAVRKQAPIVATNLIAAILDKPMPSEYDGYGSCPLTVERGKIVLAEFGYGGKLLPSFPDWALDGTKPTRRAWVLKADILPKLYWEGMLKGREWLVKPGKLE, from the coding sequence ATGACTAACGGCACTTCCGAATTCGAAGTCGTAATCGTCGGCGGAGGTGCGGCAGGAATTGCCACTGCGGCATCCTTGCACAAGCGTGAGCCCAGTCTCCGGATCGCCATCATCGAGCCTTCCGACAAGCATTACTACCAGCCCGGCTGGACCATGGTCGGGGGCGGCGTATTCGAGGCAACACAGACCGAGCGCGACATGGCTTCGGTCATGCCAGACTATGTTTCGTGGATCCGCCAGGCCGCCACGGCATTCGAACCCGACAACAATACCGTTGTCCTCGCAGACGGTTCGCGCATCAAGTACATCTTCCTTGTTGTCGCTGCGGGCCTGAAGCTCGACTGGGACGGGGTAGAGGGTCTGTCGGATACGCTGGGGCGCAACGGGGTCACCTCCAATTATCGCTACGACCTCGCGCCTTATACCTGGGAGCTTGTGCAGGGCCTGCGTTCGGGCCGTGCATTGTTCACGCAGCCGCCCATGCCGATCAAATGTGCCGGCGCGCCGCAGAAAGCGATGTACCTCTCGTGCTCCGAATGGGACCGCCGCGGGGTGCTGTCCGATATCGACGTGCATTTCCATAATGCGGGCGGCGTCTTGTTCGGCGTGGCCGACTATGTCCCGGCACTGATGGAATATGTCGGGCGCTACGGCATCTCGCTGGACCTCAACGAGCGCCTCACGGCGGTAGACGGCAGCGCGAAGACCGCGAATTTCGAAACCGCCGATGGCAGCAAGACGGTGGATTTCGACATGCTCCACGTTTGCCCGCCGCAGACCGCGCCCGATTTCATCAAGTCGAGCCCGCTCGCCGGGGAAGGGGGCTGGATCGACGTCGACCAGCATACCTTGCGCCACAAGCAGTTCGATAACGTCTTCGGCCTTGGCGATTGTACGAATACCCCCAACGCAAAGACGGCTGCAGCTGTGCGCAAACAGGCTCCGATCGTCGCGACCAACCTGATCGCCGCGATTCTCGATAAGCCCATGCCGTCCGAATACGATGGTTATGGAAGCTGTCCGCTGACTGTCGAGCGCGGCAAGATCGTGCTCGCCGAGTTCGGATATGGCGGGAAGCTGCTGCCGAGCTTTCCCGACTGGGCGCTCGACGGCACGAAGCCGACGCGCCGCGCCTGGGTGCTCAAGGCCGACATCCTGCCCAAGCTCTATTGGGAAGGCATGCTCAAGGGCCGCGAATGGCTCGTCAAACCCGGAAAACTTGAGTGA
- a CDS encoding lipoprotein, with translation MRLITVLALSAALCACGQKADLEPVAGQTLPPKPFGAETQPDAQDLLALDPQAAPDRSVELRTRSEEREDDPFDLPPE, from the coding sequence ATGCGCTTAATCACCGTTCTCGCCCTTTCCGCTGCGCTATGCGCCTGCGGCCAGAAGGCCGATCTCGAACCCGTGGCGGGCCAGACCCTGCCGCCCAAGCCGTTCGGCGCCGAGACGCAGCCCGACGCGCAGGACCTGCTCGCGCTGGACCCGCAGGCCGCGCCCGATCGCTCGGTGGAGCTCAGGACCCGCTCGGAAGAGCGCGAGGACGATCCCTTCGACCTGCCGCCTGAGTGA